From the Limanda limanda chromosome 2, fLimLim1.1, whole genome shotgun sequence genome, one window contains:
- the LOC132997597 gene encoding protein FAM83B-like has translation MEASLSGLSSLKDDNVPLYIQPHYKETYRLAIYALLCGGKEAYEDFLRAEQISHFLSEEEIFFILENAEVPVVEDEAEVARPGPDEVSPSTYFPTESDEEVPDLDLGWPEDTQGGADTSISLLFHPPREDTPTIKEVVRKQIQEARQVVAISMDVFTDVDIFKEIVSATLRGVVVYILLDESQFRSFLTMSHRVGVNIQDLKNIRVRTVQGQQYQCQSGVKFHGVLEQKFILVDCRTVLYGTYSFTWSYEKINLSMVLVVTGQLVCSYDEEFRRLYARSTVPPVLARERISVPYLRDSVALTSPNSSQLSLHQLHMNPRLMHGMRSPPDDRFNNPPQLTRGLSMQDRLHQSHCPDLGNLVRGHSYGELQKLHSMTRLRMGTRDLGIPDKTGPNLMPTNRLSQQQLRHHTRYGADQNLIPFNSETSLNRWKIDSYFNESDLPPDASYDVISPMVSPYSSHTGLNELQSQVIHNRSRDIKSRMEEMRQKRLSLQEYANLRQSQESLRSMYPSLERPKFGSSLRNLDKMQSVAESEPHAQNGGDMESTNQKINDPSKEGDKRQRLHTYDWREPLTRTVSAAELDGKLNDPSLKLSHLQSSSVQHLRAMESLIEIPEEKDSSNSRINTSDKVVLDNGNEENHKEEIVVPEVNSVKSSSAEEPQCRDEVRGSHGSIGKVANSSKSLKERKKSVENIPKILNTSTGSQPAMEGKSSHSEKRREEPTLQRKNSVKMKVQLLLSSDEKKACKKEEKSLQRKSSVRAQNPSGSSAGQITKKGRSPSVSRSQHASSPTDTERNKSAFARLSPQRSSKRKTNPAAEQDRGSRSTLSDEGATVFQTRREKAYSRYEYLLSTESRTTSMYPSDKDRGTSPVHGRPDSGYSMYQTQSSTENKLGRFMQRVGNLMGKNK, from the exons ATGGAGGCCAGCCTGTCCGGCCTGTCGTCGCTGAAGGACGACAACGTGCCGCTCTACATCCAGCCACACTACAAGGAAACCTACCGCCTGGCCATCTACGCTTTGCTCTGCGGCGGCAAGGAGGCCTACGAGGACTTCCTGCGGGCCGAGCAGATCAGCCACTTCCTGTCCGAGGAGGAGATCTTCTTCATCCTGGAGAATGCAGAGGTGCCGGTGGTGGAGGACGAAGCGGAGGTCGCCAGGCCGGGCCCGGACGAGGTCAGCCCCTCCACCTACTTCCCCACGGAGTCGGACGAGGAGGTGCCGGACCTGGACCTGGGCTGGCCCGAGGACACGCAGGGGGGCGCGGACACCAGCATCAGCCTGCTGTTCCACCCGCCCAGGGAGGACACGCCCACCATCAAGGAGGTGGTCCGCAAACAGATCCAGGAGGCGAGGCAG GTCGTTGCCATATCGATGGACGTCTTCACCGATGTGGACATCTTTAAAGAGATCGTCAGTGCCACGCTGCGGGGGGTGGTGGTCTACATCCTCCTGGATGAGTCTCAGTTCAGGAGCTTCCTCACCATGTCGCACAGGGTGGGCGTCAACATCCAGGACCTGAAG AACATTCGGGTTCGAACAGTCCAGGGGCAGCAGTACCAGTGCCAGTCGGGGGTCAAGTTTCATGGAGTTTTGGAACAGAAGTTTATTCTGGTGGACTGCAGAACAGTTTTATACGGAACTTACAG CTTCACGTGGTCCTATGAGAAGATCAACCTCAGCATGGTCCTGGTGGTAACCGGTCAGCTGGTCTGCTCCTACGACGAGGAGTTCCGCCGACTGTACGCTCGCTCCACGGTTCCTCCCGTCCTGGCCAGGGAGAGAATATCTGTCCCGTACCTGAGAGACTCCGTGGCCCTGACGAGTCCAAACTCCAGCCAACTGTCCCTCCACCAACTTCACATGAACCCCAGACTGATGCACGGCATGAGAAGCCCTCCGGATGATAGGTTTAATAATCCCCCCCAGCTGACCAGGGGCCTGAGCATGCAGGACCGGCTGCACCAGTCCCACTGTCCAGACTTGGGGAATCTGGTGCGGGGACACAGTTATGGTGAACTGCAGAAGTTACACTCCATGACTCGGCTGAGGATGGGGACCAGGGACCTTGGAATACCTGACAAGACAGGACCGAACCTGATGCCAACAAACAGgttgtctcagcagcagcttcgGCACCACACTCGTTACGGTGCAGATCAGAATCTAATACCATTCAACTCGGAAACGTCACTGAACAGGTGGAAGATCGACTCGTACTTTAACGAGAGCGATTTGCCTCCAGATGCATCATATGATGTGATCTCTCCCATGGTATCCCCATACAGCAGCCACACGGGCTTGAACGAGCTGCAGTCACAGGTGATTCACAACCGGTCGAGGGACATTAAGTCCAGGATGGAAGAAATGAGGCAGAAGAGGCTCAGTTTGCAGGAATATGCTAATTTGAGGCAGAGCCAAGAAAGCTTGAGGTCGATGTATCCAAGTCTAGAAAGACCAAAGTTTGGGTCTTCGTTGAGAAATCTGGACAAGATGCAGAGCGTGGCCGAATCAGAGCCCCATGCACAAAATGGTGGTGACATGGAATCAACAAACCAGAAAATCAATGACCCAAGTAAGGAAGGCGACAAAAGACAGAGACTGCATACGTATGACTGGCGTGAGCCTCTTACCAGAACAGTGTCAGCTGCTGAATTAGACGGGAAACTCAACGATCCTTCGCTCAAACTCTCTCACTTGCAGTCCAGCAGTGTCCAGCACTTAAGAGCCATGGAGTCTTTGATTGAGATCCCCGAAGAAAAAGACAGTTCAAACTCTCGTATCAACACCTCGGACAAAGTTGTGCTCGACAATGGTAATGAGGAAAATCACAAAGAGGAAATAGTTGTTCCAGAAGTGAACTCTGTGAAATCAAGCTCAGCTGAAGAGCCACAATGTCGGGATGAAGTCAGAGGAAGTCACGGTTCTATTGGTAAAGTAGCCAACAGTTCTAAAtctttgaaagaaagaaagaaatcagtAGAAAACATTCCAAAGATATTGAACACATCTACAGGGTCTCAGCCTGCAATGGAGGGTAAGAGTAGTCATTCGGAAAAACGACGAGAGGAACCaacgctgcagaggaagaatTCCGTGAAAATGAAAGTGCAATTGTTGCTTTCATCTGACGAAAAGAAAGCCTGCAAAAAAGAGGAGAAGTCTCTCCAGAGGAAGTCCTCGGTGAGGGCGCAGAATCCCTCG GGGTCCTCCGCCGGGCAAATAACAAAGAAAGGTCGGTCGCCCAGTGTCTCCAGGTCACAGCACGCCAGTAGTCCAACAGACACCGAAAGGAATAAATCTGCATTCGCAAGATTATCACCTCAACGTTCAAGCAAAAGAAAGACGAAccctgcagcagagcaggatcGCGGCTCCAGGAGCACCCTGAGCGACGAGGGGGCCACCGTCTTTCAGACCCGGAGAGAGAAAGCCTACAGCCGATACGAGTACTTGCTCAGCACCGAAAGCAGGACGACGAGCATGTATCCCTCCGACAAAGACAGAGGCACGAGTCCCGTTCATGGAAGGCCTGATTCAGGTTACTCAATGTACCAGACAcaaagcagcactgaaaacAAACTGGGAAGATTCATGCAGCGAGTAGGAAATCTTATGGGCAAGAATAAGTAG